One window of the Halarcobacter mediterraneus genome contains the following:
- a CDS encoding efflux RND transporter periplasmic adaptor subunit produces the protein MKKYLLVLFLGACILNAEILEVKQLFNRKLVKVQKEQIGALKSFYGRLAFDESLTFDVVSRFDGYITKLDANKLYSRVKKDEALFSIYSDEVSSIIQEINIAKKFNKNLVKSNVNKLKALAVNKKEIERIKKGKEEISDISFYSPFDSVVIKKEINNGSFVKKGSLLLQLASLEKLWVIASVYQKDLSFVKKGLKAKVYIDGFDEAVISRVDYIYPTIDETNKSVDVRFLIDNEDLKYSPNMFAKVDIKQIKEEILTLPKTAVLQKGSKYYVFQYLSKTEYEPIEVTAKRISSNKYEILEGIQEGQRVINNALFLLDSDAITNGLYSSDDDGDW, from the coding sequence ATGAAAAAGTACTTACTAGTCCTATTTTTAGGCGCCTGCATATTAAATGCTGAAATTCTTGAAGTAAAGCAGTTATTCAATAGAAAGCTTGTCAAAGTACAAAAAGAGCAAATAGGGGCATTAAAAAGCTTTTATGGACGTCTTGCCTTTGACGAGTCTTTGACATTTGATGTTGTAAGTAGATTTGATGGATATATAACAAAATTAGATGCTAATAAGCTTTATTCAAGAGTAAAAAAAGATGAAGCTCTTTTTTCAATTTACTCCGATGAGGTAAGTTCAATAATTCAAGAAATTAATATTGCAAAAAAATTTAATAAGAATTTAGTAAAAAGTAATGTAAACAAATTAAAAGCTTTAGCTGTGAATAAAAAAGAGATAGAAAGAATTAAAAAAGGTAAAGAAGAAATCTCTGATATTTCATTTTATTCTCCTTTTGATTCAGTGGTTATAAAAAAAGAGATTAATAATGGTAGTTTTGTAAAAAAAGGAAGTCTTTTACTTCAACTTGCATCATTAGAAAAACTTTGGGTTATTGCAAGTGTATATCAAAAGGATTTATCTTTTGTAAAGAAAGGTCTTAAAGCAAAAGTTTATATTGATGGCTTTGATGAAGCAGTTATCTCAAGAGTTGATTATATCTACCCTACAATAGATGAGACAAATAAAAGTGTTGATGTAAGGTTTCTTATTGATAATGAGGATTTAAAGTACTCACCAAACATGTTTGCTAAAGTTGATATAAAGCAAATTAAAGAAGAAATTCTAACTTTACCAAAAACAGCAGTTTTACAAAAAGGAAGTAAATACTATGTTTTTCAATATCTTTCAAAAACAGAATATGAGCCTATTGAAGTTACTGCAAAAAGAATCTCATCAAATAAATATGAGATTCTAGAGGGAATCCAAGAAGGGCAAAGAGTTATTAATAATGCTTTATTTTTACTTGATTCAGATGCAATCACAAATGGACTTTATAGTTCAGATGATGATGGCGACTGGTAG
- a CDS encoding TolC family protein gives MLKQSLTIVLLVSSIYAKEVGQVVKEAINKNSSLQALNQSILLTKEQINLASKWQNPVLNFGANDIQFDNVSKRDLEPMQAQFIGLNQVIPIGDKKELEKEIAKDDYELSKLVLADKKLQLESKIYEYIYSIKLVEQKVSLYSQLKQNVLNLQKLLEEFYKYNKASQIDILKVQTLYDELDINEERLKNNLKIYKLQLEQLTYTKFKDIDISTKLEKITFTTSIETHPKILQIKKNIEKFNTTSEFEKQKKNSDINLAVKYFQRDNKYEDYINISVAIPLSVYGSEDIKSRKAKHKANEYKNILEDSKLKFTNQIKILQNNINNAFYSYRKLNENIIPKYNQIQKTLESYNRFSSLKKIDSKELIKNLNELIKYKLKAIDEKQKYFTNLANSIYYTKVDK, from the coding sequence ATGTTAAAGCAATCTCTTACTATCGTTCTTTTAGTAAGTTCTATTTATGCAAAGGAAGTAGGGCAAGTAGTAAAGGAAGCTATTAATAAAAATAGTTCTTTACAAGCTTTAAATCAATCAATTCTTTTGACAAAAGAGCAAATAAATTTAGCTTCAAAGTGGCAAAATCCAGTTTTAAATTTTGGGGCAAATGATATTCAATTTGATAATGTTTCAAAAAGAGATTTAGAACCTATGCAAGCTCAGTTTATTGGTCTTAATCAAGTTATACCAATAGGAGATAAAAAAGAGTTAGAAAAAGAGATTGCAAAAGATGACTATGAACTTTCAAAACTAGTCTTAGCTGATAAAAAACTACAATTAGAATCAAAAATATATGAGTATATCTATAGTATAAAGCTAGTTGAACAAAAAGTCTCTCTTTATTCACAACTAAAACAAAATGTTTTAAACCTACAAAAACTTTTAGAAGAGTTCTATAAATACAATAAAGCAAGTCAGATTGATATATTAAAGGTGCAAACTTTATATGATGAACTTGATATAAATGAAGAAAGACTAAAAAACAATCTTAAAATTTACAAACTCCAATTAGAGCAATTAACATATACAAAGTTTAAAGATATAGATATAAGTACTAAGTTAGAAAAAATTACTTTTACAACTAGTATAGAGACACATCCTAAGATTTTACAGATTAAAAAAAATATTGAAAAATTTAATACTACATCAGAGTTTGAAAAGCAAAAGAAAAACTCTGATATAAATTTAGCAGTTAAATATTTTCAAAGAGATAATAAATATGAAGACTACATAAATATAAGTGTAGCAATTCCACTTTCTGTTTATGGAAGTGAAGACATAAAATCAAGAAAAGCAAAGCATAAAGCAAATGAATACAAAAATATTTTAGAAGACTCAAAACTAAAATTTACAAATCAAATTAAAATTTTACAAAACAATATAAATAATGCTTTTTATTCATATAGAAAATTAAATGAAAACATTATTCCAAAATACAATCAAATTCAAAAAACACTTGAAAGCTATAACAGATTTTCATCATTAAAAAAAATTGACTCCAAGGAATTGATAAAAAACCTAAATGAATTAATCAAGTATAAACTAAAAGCAATTGATGAAAAACAAAAATATTTTACAAATTTAGCAAATTCTATTTACTACACAAAGGTTGATAAATGA
- a CDS encoding FixH family protein, which yields MKLLKIFSMIALLIGVLNADPIDLSGSKDGYEVTLKSEKSLVVGDNYFYVTLAKDGKSVTNAKVKAKFFMPEMPGMPYMEYVGKAKLVDGKYKMLINLTMSGTWQYHLMFKTADGKVHKLRSSVNL from the coding sequence ATGAAACTATTGAAAATATTTTCAATGATAGCACTTTTAATAGGTGTATTAAATGCAGACCCAATTGATTTAAGTGGTAGCAAAGATGGATATGAGGTGACTTTAAAGTCTGAGAAGTCATTAGTAGTTGGAGATAACTATTTTTATGTAACACTTGCAAAAGATGGAAAGTCTGTAACTAATGCAAAAGTAAAAGCAAAATTTTTCATGCCTGAAATGCCTGGAATGCCATATATGGAATATGTAGGAAAAGCAAAGTTAGTTGATGGTAAATATAAAATGTTAATCAACTTAACAATGAGTGGTACTTGGCAATATCATCTGATGTTTAAAACTGCTGATGGAAAAGTACATAAGCTTAGATCTAGTGTGAATTTATAA